From Vigna unguiculata cultivar IT97K-499-35 chromosome 5, ASM411807v1, whole genome shotgun sequence, the proteins below share one genomic window:
- the LOC114184721 gene encoding muscle M-line assembly protein unc-89-like, with amino-acid sequence MGCCFSTNQPQNEPQHPQPHRGSLQQNCRIRTPQPLEEEYVKEVLSEIPISKLQQIPTFKPQMKTQLPVIQPPEVPVKKVLEPEEVSLVSETCSNGESFSTTTTATTTTVTENREDEATSKRSNVTRNRKRSYAVNGNRISSGDRRQKSPARKPEIPVRSRPVPRRDSDQVRRLSGQGSIRRSRSPSRGGRSNIRSPTRKVPVTKDVVQRNDGGSIKESLENPHVSLECFIFL; translated from the coding sequence ATGGGTTGCTGCTTCAGCACCAACCAACCCCAAAATGAACCTCAGCACCCACAACCCCACCGTGGATCCCTTCAACAAAACTGCAGAATCAGAACCCCACAACCCCTTGAAGAGGAATATGTGAAAGAGGTTCTTTCTGAAATACCCATCTccaaactgcaacaaattccaACTTTTAAGCCACAGATGAAGACCCAATTGCCCGTTATTCAGCCCCCAGAGGTGCCCGTGAAAAAAGTTTTGGAACCTGAGGAAGTGTCTCTTGTGTCGGAAACATGCAGCAACGGTGAGAGtttctccaccaccaccaccgccaccacgACGACGGTCACAGAAAACCGAGAAGATGAAGCCACAAGCAAGAGAAGCAACGTAACTCGGAACCGGAAGCGTTCCTACGCCGTGAACGGCAATAGAATCAGCTCCGGGGACCGGAGGCAGAAATCTCCGGCGAGAAAGCCAGAAATTCCGGTGAGGTCACGGCCGGTTCCCCGGAGAGATTCTGATCAGGTACGCCGTCTTTCCGGCCAGGGGTCCATCCGACGGTCGAGGTCACCATCGCGTGGAGGCCGGAGTAATATCCGGTCGCCGACGCGGAAGGTTCCGGTGACTAAAGATGTCGTGCAGAGAAACGACGGCGGTTCGATTAAGGAGTCATTAGAGAACCCACACGTGTCATTGGAGTGCTTTATTTTTCTGTAG